From Mauremys mutica isolate MM-2020 ecotype Southern chromosome 15, ASM2049712v1, whole genome shotgun sequence, one genomic window encodes:
- the LOC123350312 gene encoding isochorismatase domain-containing protein 2-like produces MALARLGKVVPKTSILFLCDMQEKFRPNIAHFPQIVAVAARMLQVAQLLEIPVVVTEQYPQGLGPTVPELGAEGLRKFPKTCFSMLVPEVEQELGALPHLRSVLLCGIETQACIMSTALDALERGLDVHVVADACSSRSQVDRLAALSRLRQSGAFITTSEGLILQLVRDAAHPRFRQIQKLIKDPAPDSGLLSLFPGQSPGFS; encoded by the exons ATGGCTCTGGCCCGGCTCGGGAAGGTGGTTCCCAAAACCAGCATCCTCTTCCTGTGTGACATGCAGGAGAAGTTCCGGCCCAACATAGCCCACTTCCCCCAGATTGTGGCCGTGGCAGCGCGCATGTTGCAG GTGGCGCAGCTGCTGGAGATCCCGGTGGTGGTGACGGAGCAGTACCCCCAGGGGCTGGGCCCTACGGTGCCCGAGCTGGGGGCCGAGGGGCTGAGGAAGTTCCCCAAAACCTGCTTCAGCATGCTGGTCCCGGAGGTGGAGCAGGAGTTGGGGGCACTGCCCCACCTGCGCTCTGTGCTCCTGTGCggcattgagacccaggcctgcaTCATG agcACAGCACTCGATGCCCTGGAGCGGGGGCTGGATGTTCACGTGGTGGCTGACGCGTGCTCCTCCAGAag CCAAGTGGACCGGCTGGCAGCCCTGTCCCGCCTGCGGCAGAGCGGTGCCTTCATCACCACCAGCGAGGGGCTGATCCTGCAGCTGGTCAGAGACGCCGCCCACCCCCGCTTCCGACAG ATCCAGAAGCTCATTAAGGACCCGGCCCCGGACAGTGGCCTCCTCTCCCTGTTCCCGGGACAGAGCCCCGGCTTCAGCTAA